The Setaria viridis chromosome 9, Setaria_viridis_v4.0, whole genome shotgun sequence sequence TATTAGGGTACAAATGTGCAGACCTGCTTAGGAGTAGTTTTATATGGAGATATTCTGTTTGTTCTTGGTATGCATGATATGATCTGATTGTTTGCTCCTAGTCTTTAATGCATATGCCCACTAGTGATCTGTAAAACTACTGTTGTTACATTGAGGATTTGAGCATAAACAATCTCAGTTGTGTTTCCTCTCGAGTCTGTGTATAGAACATAGTACTACTGTGTAGCCAGTGCTGATTAACTAACATAGTGGAGAGCAATTTATAGTAAAATACTATTTTAGCCTGTGGAAGTAAATCAAAGTTATACTATGCTATTTGTTTAAGCTTCTTGCTCACATGCTTTAGTGGTCTTTCTGATTTCCTCTTGTTATCGCAgaattttctttccttttcttgttccttccttccttgcacTTGTAGAATTTCAGTACAGCAACTAAGACATATACTCTGCTCATAAATCAAGCATTTTTGCAATGACAGCGTGCTTGAAATTTCTTGATCCTGAGAAGCTTCAAAATCTGGAGCTTCCAGAAATTCCTGAAACAAATATCTCAATCAAGGAAGTTGTTTACAGATCAAGTCTGCACCACATCGAAGATGATATACCGACACATACAGAGAGTTCACGGTTTAACTCGTTCACAGGATACCAGACACTGACTGAAAGAGATGAAAGCTTCAAGGTCAATTTTCAGCATTTAAATTTCATTGAGTTTCAAAAGATCTTCTAAGATGTTTTAGCCACCCTGAAACTTTAAGATGTTTTAGTtgccatgaaattttgcatccATTTTACAATCGTTAAATATCAGGTCATGCATTTCTCCTTATTCCCATTCGGCAACTACCCACAAACACAAAATAGATATTTAAGGTCTACATTGTTAAATTGTTCAGATTATAGTGTTACCTGCCATTCTCATTTAGTATTATTTATGTTTGCAGACCAAGGAAAGTGTGACAGTGCATTGTGGCTTTTATGATGAGAATGGAGGGTTCCGAGTTTCTGCTGCTGACAAAGAATATATGAGATACTGCAAAGTTGTCGTGGCAACCTGTGCATTTGGTGGAGGTGACGACCTTCACCAGCCAATAGGAATGACGGAAAACTCTTTCAGAAAGGTCTGCCATTACTCTTGTAGTGGATGTTAATGTCTTcagcttctttcctttttactGAAAAATTCTtggcattcttttttttctaggttTGCTATGTAGCTTTCTGGGATGAAGTCACTCGAGCGGCTCAAGAGGAGGAAGGCAACATGATTGGTGAAGACAACAAGATTGGCCTATGGAGGATCATTCTTGTTAGCGATCTTCCTTTCTCAGATCAGCGGTTGAATGGAAAAATTCCCAAGGTAAATTTGTGGCTCCACTGTCTTGTTCGCTGTAAGTAAAAGTGTGCAGTGTTTTGATGTTCTGCTTTAAGTCTTCACCTGCTGGTATTCCTGAACAAGTGAACACACGTACTTGTATCTAAGTTTCTATACATCTGCATACTATCTCAGTGTAGATTATCATTTGCCACAAGCTGACTTCTGTTTTGGTGATTGTTCTTCATCAGCTGATTAGCCACCGCCTTTTCCCCATGGCACGATACTCAATCTGGGTGGATTCAAAATCTCAGTTCCGGAGAGATCCATTGGGAGTCCTTGAAGCCCTTCTTTGGCGTTCAAACTCTTCTTTAGCATTATCTGAACATGGAGCTCGGAGTAGCCTGTATGACGAGGCAAAAGCGATTGTTAAGAAACACAAAGCAACTCCAGAAGAAGTTAAAGTGCAGTTGGATCAGTACCGACAGGATGGCATTCCTGATGAGAAGAGATTCAATGGGAAGAAAGGTGTGTTTCTAATCTCAACATGCATCCATTGTTTTCATCTTATACTCTTATTATGTCTTCTTGTTCCCTTTCTTAATGGTTCGCTTTTGCAGTTATGTTTCTTGACTTGTTTGGTGTCCATAGTTTACATATGAACATTATTTCTTTGTGGCCTCATCCATCATTCGGTTTGTTAATCATTTATTGAAGCTGATTCTGTTAGCCATCTGGTTATAATGCTATGCCCTTGCATCGTGTCCCTATTAGTAACCTCGTTACTATGCAGCATAGATGATTTGCATTTTATCTCTTCTATAGGTATCCCTGTAACAATCATGGTAGTAATAGTTTACCCTTGCAATCAGGAACTTGGGCTACTGAACCTCCTCTGCATCTCTTAGTAGCAATAAATAAAATAGCATCCATCACTCTGGGCAACCATTCTCGGTGTTCATCAGATATCTTGCCGTACAACTGCTCAGCTGTAGTTGTGCAAAAGGCACAAGTAATAAAGTTGTCAGTTGCATGCGTTTAGCACAAAAGCGAGCTCCTTTTCTGCCCCTGAATCAGTGATACAGAGGAGGGCCTCCGGCCTCACACGCATTTCAGCCCCCATCAACCCCACATGTGACATGTGGGCTGGGTAGTAGAACCGGAACCACTGCCAGGGCAAGCCTAACATAATGCTtcgcttcagagttcagatcatgcatgcatatccTTTCCAGTTGTGGTCCTCGTTACGACCCGGTAATGGCAATAACCGGCCCTGTTTCCTTTTGCCTCTTACAGCTCTGGCAGAAGCTTCAGTGATCGTGAGGGATCACGGCCCCTCGACCAACCTCTTCATGTGCCTCTGGTTCAACGAGGTGGTCAGGTTCACGTCCCGCGATCAGCTGAGCTTCCCCTACGTCCTGCGGCGACTGAGGCCGCCGGGCGTCCACCTGTTCCCCGTCTGCGCGCGCAAGGACCTGGTCAACAGCTTCGGGCACAGGCGCAAGGTGAAGCCGCTCGTCAAGGACGCGAGATGAGCCTCTCCTTTGGGCTCGTCTCGTCTTGGTCGCGACAAGTAACTCTGCTGGTGCGTGAGATCAGCGTGCCTGACTAGTTGCAGTCATAAATATGATTGTGTAGGTGGACTCCGACGTAGTAGTGAAATTTACAGTGAGTGCTGCCATCGAAGTAGTGCAGTGTACACCAGCTGTGTTAGGGTAGGGTAGAGAAGGATGCAGCTGACGACATGTTTCAGGCAAAGCCGGCCTGAGCGTTTTGCCATTCTTCCTGGTGAAGAACCGAAGAATTCAATACAAGATCGGACCGTTCATCTTGACACTTGCAGAACAGTGTAGGAGTACTTAGGGGTGTCCGTATACCCGGACTAAacttcctgtcacatcggatatttacacactaattaggagtatttaatatagtctaatgataaaactaattgtataattGAGGGCTAATTCGTAagatgaatatattaagcctaattaattcataattagctcACGCGATGCTACAATAAAGATGTGctaattataaattaattatgtttaatagatttgCTTGCAAATTACttctcatttatgcaattagttttataattagttcacatcaaacatccgacgtgaccTAAGTAAAAATTAAATTAGTCCATAATCCCTTAGCAGCGTTGTTCGTTCGTGCGGATAATCGAGGCGTTGGGGACTGTGAATGATCGATCGATCCTCTCGCTGACAGGGCCTGATAAATGTTCAGCCTCCGTGGAGTTACTCCATATCATTCAGAGCAATAATTCGGCGCGTACAAACACGTACCTACTCGGAGTCCAGAGGCACGCGACACAAGCAAAAGCGAGACCGGACACAAAAGAAGCAGTACGGCGCATGCATGCCCCTGCGCTTGTCGCCGTGCGTATCCGCCTGCTGCTCCGCTCATTTACAACGACGCGGACTATACGCTTGAGCTTATTCAGCCGATTTATCAGCCATcgaacagtattttcctctcacaacaaatcagccgtttcagcttttcagtcggcttataagctgaagcgaacagacttACCTCACAGCCCGTGAATCCGAGGCTCCCCCTCGGTCTCGGCGTGCGCGAGCGCGGACGCGGACGATGATGCGCGCATTGCTTTCACTGCGGCCGGCATTAACCCGCGCGGCTTCTTCCCTTCCCTTCGCTTGGCCCCCTCCCCATGGCAGagataagaattttttttattttaaccaaTTTAAAACAAAGATTTTAAAAATGACCTCATCCAAACTAAATTTCTAAAGAAGTACTCCCCAtggggttatttttaaaattttagttttaaaaaggttaaaataaaaaaaatcccagaGATAAGGGGGAGGGAGACCGGCAGTCGGCAGACTGCTCGAATTTGGCACGGTGCAAATTAAGTTGGCTTGTCTGTATTAGCAGGAAGCACTGCTGCTGAAGTTGTTATTACTAGCTGCCAATTGGCAGATTAACAGATTATCAAAATGTTATGTTAACCCTCTTTAGTTTGCCACGAGATTCATGCACCGACCGACCACGGTTCACCTGCCTGCCTGCCAGCCGCCGTTCCACTTCAGGTATTTTGGCAACAGCTAATGTGCTCCAGTATTTTAGCCACAGGAATGGAAGTGTTAGCAAGAAGCAGCGCAACACGATTTAGGAGTGGTCGAGAATATGAACAGCTTGGTACCTCAACCTCAGGGCCACAAGTTTATGATTTGATGAAGTTTTCCTGAAAAGAATAGGGAAAGGTCCACCTgcttttatcaaaaaaaaaaagaacatctgttaaatactatatatatttAGTCTTCTTTTTTACAATTGCACGGGCGATGGCGATGGCATTTAGCGTAGCGGCTTCCTAAGCCTTTTTGCAATATATTGATGCTAATTTTCATTTATTCCAAAGCATCACATATATCCAGATGTGCAAGTGCCAAGTAGTAGTTTATATGCTCTTGAAAGGCATAGTGGTGGAGCGACTGTTTGTCGTCCATGCCTCCATGCAACATGATGGCGTGCTGTCTGTGTCGCATTACCATGTAATTTAGCATCATCTGCTAGGTACTAGATATTGATtgttaggctaatcccagtgggagtttcatagaggtttcatgcacattaaatacggtgacatatcagcatatgtgatgacatggcatggtagttatgaagtgagagagggaaggagtttcatcaggatgaaactgtgtatacactgtttccaagactatgaaatctattgaaacttgcattgggggctatagagtttcatttcatctaaccatatccaatcacatgcctcacaattaaatgttataggcatcctatgaaatcgtgaaatgaaactgtgcattgggacttcctgtttcattcatgagaatacacctaaTAAGATAATGTGGTATTTTTGGAAACGGtgtaatgaaaccttgcactggacTAGCCTTATATAGTATATAACAACACGAATTTTCGTTTATTCCAAAGCGGCACAAATTCACAGATACGGATGACCTGACAATGAACACTAGCACTCCATAGTCCTATGTCCTATGCTGCGTTTGTCTATGTCTTGCCTCTTAAGGCTCAATTCGGCTGGCGCGAGCAATGAACGattcttttattttcctccttttccctctatctctttctcttcctttttctttgagGGGAGCGGAGCGATGAACAATTTAACGAAACCAGCGTTTTCATGAACGAACCCCATCACCCTCATGGACTGATTTGGTCTAGGCTCAACTCTTTTTGCAACCGGCCTGCACTGCAGCTGTACGCATTTCAATTGGGATTGTCGATCTAATCCTGTCTGTCTCTCACAATACCTGAATGACGTAAGAATACTCAGCGATTCAGCATAATTTAAGGTCGATCGGTGTCGTCTTTGTGTTTCTTCCAGCTAGCTAGTTGCATCAGCAAAGCAGAGTGCGTCAAGCAAGCAACTCCAGGGATAAGATGGGTCAGCCTCAGGCAGGCTGTCGCACGAAGTGATGCGTGTTCATCATCTTGGTACGGCTGCGATAGCTCCATTTGAAGCGCAGAGACCGTTACAAACTGTAACCGATTTCTCTTAATCTTACAAGGGGAATTGATCAGATTCCTACGGATTAGGACAGGATCAGGTATATCTCGGTGTAATTTGGTCAGCTTCACCAAGATGGCAAGATCTTTGCTCTGACCAAGGCAAAGCTTGGCCTTACTGTCTTTCTTAACACAGGTGGAATAAAGAAACAAGCAATGAAAAGATCAGAACAGCATGCGTGAAACCGACATCAACAGGCAGCAAACCCATTCTCTGCACAAGCTTGAGTGCACAAATAAAGATAGGTTCTCACTTCCAAACAAGTAAAATGGCACCAGTTTAGCTAGATTGATATACTGTCACAAGTTGAATAAGCTCTAGGAGTTTGTAACACCATCATCTGAAGGCTACATATTCTGCCAGCATTAGGAGCTGCAGCATCGCCGCTTCAAAATGACCATCTACTACCACCAGGTACCAGCTACCATATGTACATAACAAAAGAGAGCCGCCAATCTCAGTACCTATCATTCATTAGCCACCGTCATtatttcttccttcttttggACGTCCTGGTTGCCTGCGAAGCTCCTGCAGAAGACGCCTCTTGAGCAGCCTCAACTGCTTCGGCTTTCATGCTTCTTGAGGTCCTCCTAGGCACTGCCGTTGATGGGCCTGCGTTATCATTTTCTTCCACCAGTTCAGCTTTGACTCGCTTGCGCCTCTTTCTCGAGGAATGGTTAGCTGACGGGGCTTGATCCTCCTCAGGTTCATTCACATCATCACCGTCAGCTTCACCATCCTGACGGGGCCATTCGGTACCACAACCAGGACAGGCTCTTGAAGCCTGCATATGCAGATTAATTAGCAAGCCAGAAATGGCTTTAACATTAACAGGAGTAACAGTGTTAACTAGAATTAGGCGACTACCTTTCGCTGTGAAAATTTCTTCCTAAGACAGTATTCATGGATTCTAACATTGCACTCCTCATTAGGACAGCTAGATGCCTGTTGGATAGCAGGTTatatggtaaaaaaaattaaaaaaagaccAAGGCAACTGATGAAAACCAAAGATGAAAACCAAAGAATCATCACTCATCAATACCTTTATACAAGCTTCGTTACACACCATGCATGATGGGATGTCGTTACCACGGAACCAGCTTCGGAGATCAAGAAATGATCTGGTGCCCAGACCAATCTTGCCAGTGGAGGTGTATGACAACCAACGATCCCGAATCAGCTCATCTAGGGTTTTCTCTTTCTGGCTCAGTGAGAAGTTCTTTATGGAAGTAGGAAGACGAGATTGGCTTTCCTGTGAACCATCTACAATAATGACCTGGGAACAGAATAGTCAACAACTCATCACACCATATTGCAATCAATATTAAGGTCTGTCCATCGGTATATATAATAGTGCTGCCATGCCATGCAATGCCACAGAAAATACTGCAAGGTGCTACCATTGATGACAATATGACATGGTAACTGCAAAATAGTATATGAAACTATTATATGCTTAACTCGTAAATTTGTAACTATTATGAGCTATACCAAGCACATGGCCATTTAGTACATGATGATATATGTTGACATAAGACAATCTGTGGTGAATAAATAAATGAAAGCCAACAAATCATGTTGCCAGAATTACTGTAAAACAAACCTGGTTGTCAAGCCGGACATTGAGAGCGTCAATACTGGTTATGCTCCCATCATTTCCAGCTTCCTGAACAATTGCTTCTAACTGCCACAGGAATCATTAGTTACATCAATACATGTGAAACTAAGCTATACAAAACAAGCTATCACATACCAGTCCCTTGTAGAATGCAATCTGGGGCACAGAATACTTTGTTCCAAGCTTTGATTCTTCGTCAGCAATGTTATTAACCACTCCATAATACACGATTCCATCATATTGGTTCATGCATGCTCGCAACTCAAACTGCAAATATGTGAGGTCCTTGTTGATCTTCAGAAGTGTATCATTGAATAGTTGTTGATGAGTGGCTGCAAGGCATAATGAAATAAGTGAATGGAGGCTAGACATTAGGCAAAATGAATTAGGAGAAAAGTGCAACCCATAGGCTATATACTCTTCTATGACCGGTGCTAGATATATGATTCAGCCAAGTGGCCAACCAGGCAGCAGAACTGAAAATAATTCCAATCCCATGTAGAATGAAGGCCATTATTTCAGACAAACAGATAATGTGGCTTTGAAGTGCCAGTGATTGTTCTTTCCAGCGAAACTTTGAAGTGATTGTGATCTGCTTGGTTGATCAGCAGATGAACAGTTACAACTCCTTAGTTATACCTTTGGATTTCTTTTTTAGATGATGATACCTTTGATGAGAAAGTAAGGGTATCTACTTCTGGAATATGGATCGGACAAAAATTCCATTAAATTGTTTGTTCAAAGTACAGTATTCACTTGTCAATGAATTTATACAGTGAACAAAGGTAGGTCAATAGAAAAGGCCAAGATTAAATAAGAAATAATGACTTAGGTCCAACAAGGAAGTTAAAAAAGACAATGCTTACACAAACTGCAACCATATTCGAAAGGCAAACTTTTCTGTGGCAAAGAAAGAGACAGGGGAATATAGCAGGATCAGGTTTCGTAAATAGCAGCATTGTGCAATAAAATTAGCATGAGGCCAAACAAGCACCCTTCTACTTGATAAAAGAGAAGATTTGTACTAGACAAACAGAGACAGGTTCTCAGAAAGGATATAGATGTCCACAACACTCAGAATGTCTTACTACCACCACCGTGAGGATGAGAGGAGCATTTCGTGGAGGATGGAGCAAGAGTACAAACAGAGGGAGAGGAGTAGCAAACGGCATGGCATATCCATAAAGGTAGAAAGTAGGTACCGGGTTGCCTGTCGGAGACAGCAGCGAAGATCGCGTGGAAGTCGGGCTCGGCAAGGGGGCCACGGGAGAGCAGCGCCTGCAGCAGGGTGTGATGCCGCTGGCGCCAGGGCAGAGGCGCCATGCTGAAGCCTTAAGACAGCCTAGCAGGTGGGATTGAGAACCTGGCCGAGCAACTCCAAGCCCGCTGAATAAAagctgagggggtgtttggatccccgggctaaattttagctcctgtcacatcaaatgtttggacactaattaggagtattaaacataggctaattacaaaaccaatttcacaacccctagactaaatcgcgagacgaatctattaagcctaattagtccatgatttgacaatatggtgctacagtaaacattcgctaatgatggattaattaggcttaatagattcgtctcgcgatttagcctaggggttctgcaattagttttgtaattagctcatgtttagtcctcctaattagcatccgaatatccgatgtgacacggactaaactttagctccaggatccaaacactccctGAGTGAATGATAGGTTGGTGTACGCTGGAAGGAGGGGAAAGAGGACGGGCGGGAAGGATGGCAATGCTGGCTTGCAGTGTAAGCTTGAGCTGTTGCCTGCACCTGCAGGCCTGCTCAGCCCATCAACGAAGGTCCCAATGTCCACAGCTCTTTTGCCCCCAACCCAGACGGCCAGACCGCCCTTTAAGCTACACATTGTGCTCCAGCACAGTGGCGTTGCAACCTCCACGGCCTCCTCGTCATGGCATTGGGTGAGCACCCTCCccgcgaggacgacgacgcgcaGTTAGATGGTGAGGAGCAGGATTCGGCTGGGTTCGACGCAGTGAACTGAACCCAGCCGGCATGGCACATgagcatttcgtcgaacacttGTTGGGCTGGGACGCGTAAAGAGAGGTGAGGAGAAGAGCAGGCAGATGAAGATGGCGTACCGGGGTTCCTGCCGGATACGGCGGCGAAGACGGCGTGGAAGTCGCGCTCGGAGAGAGGGCCGCGGGTGAGCAGCGCCTGGAGCAGGGTGTGGTGCCGCCACGACAGCGGCGCCATCGCGAGCTCTGCTTGCTCCCCGCTCTCGCTCGGGAATCGGGGTCGGGGAAGGGAATCCGAGCGGGCACTGCTAGGTTTTGCCCCGATTGGATTAGTTAGATTCGACGCGAATCGGGAACGAACTTCTCCGCCCGGGGAGGGGGAAGATCAGAGGACGGAGGGAATCAATCAATTTTTTGGGGGGGAATTTTGGGTGGTTGATGGAGATGGATTTTGGGGGCGTTTCGCGGGAAGCGAGCGGTGGGTGGGGGAGGAGACGGGAGGGAACCCGGGAAAAAGAAATCATTCATTGTTGCTGGGTTGGCAACTGGAGCTGCAGCGGCCTTGCATCCTGAATGGGCTGGGCATCCTGTCCGTGTCTGACTGGACCGTAATGGAGAATTGCCCGCCTAGGTGCTCTTGGGCCGGAAGTTTCGCAGGCCGGCTTGCTAGATATTTTGGATTTGATCCGTTTGACTTTTAAGGTGACCACTCCCTGCCAAGTACTGCTGgcagccaatgatggccacacACGAGTGCACGGCTCGCAGAGCGAACGATCCTTTGCCTGGCTTCCATGGCGCCCTCTGCTGCTCCCATCTACGCCGGCTGGGCGCCACCGGCTGCGGCGACCATGCTAGCCGCCACTCTCTCGCCCCGCCTGCGACAGGTGCCCACCAGCCCGGCTCGTGCAAACGTATCGCTCTGCCCGCAGCACCATGGTAATGGTCGCCGGGCGCGCAACGCCgacctccgctgccgccgccggctcctcacGGCGCGAGGCGAGCGCcccgacgatgacgacgacgaggatgacCAAGACCCGTCGGCGACTGGTGGTGGGTTCGACTACGCGGTGGCGCTGTTCAACCGCGGCGAGTTCCACGCGTGCCACGACGTGGTGGAGGAGCTCTGGTACGGCGCCGAGGACCCCGCGCGGACGCTCCTCCACGCCATCCTACAGTGCGCCGTCGGATTCCACCACCTCTTCAACCAGGTCCTACCCATTGATTGATCAACTGTTGGACTGCATATATACGCGCCAACAATCGATCCATGAATTCTGAATTTATTTGATGCCAACGATCTAATTAttgctcgatcgatcggccTATACGTACGTGCAGAACCACCGCGGCGCCATGATGGAGCTCGGTGAGGGCCTCTGCAAGCTCCGCAAGCTcaacctcggcggcggcgacgacgacgacccatTCTCCCGCTTCCgggacgacgtcgccgccgtcctgcaaTTTCTCTACCGCACCCAAAAGGAGCTCGCCGCGTGTACGTGCAAACTTAATTACCTCTCGTCAATTAGCAATCTTTATATTTCGAGTCTAAACCGACTCTTCCATTGATTCAGGCACCGATGACCTCTGCTTGACCATGGACGGCTCGCCGAGCTCGTACCAACTGCTCGGCAACTTCGCCGCCGGCCAGCAGCTCTACCGGTTGCAAGCTGATGATACACACGAGGACGGCGCTTCCACCATCGTCTTCTCTGTACCTGATCATCCCGCCTCACGAGCAGTTCCGTCCTGCAGGGTGAAGCTTCCGACATTACATGCCACGGAGCAAAATCTGACAGAGCTTCAACGTGCATACCAATACATCTAGCCTAGCCCATCATTGTTACGTTTTTCGGCTGAGGTCCAGTCGAGAGTGGCTGAACCATTTATGTCATTTTCAGTGAGGTTTAATGGGCAATAAATAAGCTGCCATGTAGCTAATTTTGTGACATGGCATATTATTTATGAAGTGAGAAGAAACTAGTTTCATGAGGGATGAAACCATCTTTACAATATTTCCAACACATTTTGTGTAAAATCTTAGAAACAACAAAAGATGAAACAATACATTGTGCGACCTATTTCATCCATGAACTGAATCCTCTCTTACTTATATGACATTTTTGAAAATATAAGTATGAAACATTGCATTGAGAATGACCTTATATCTAACAATACGTGCTACTAGTCCATCAATTTACATTTTCTAGCAAGGTCTAATCAAATGGCCCAACCATTAATACCAGCACACATAGTTACAGAGAAGTATTTCGTTTAAAAGAATTATAAAAAGAccatttttaataaaaaaaattatctgcGGATCTCAAGCTTGATATAATTGAAGTCAAATCCAAAAAATATTCACGCTGCGGCCAACTCTTGCCCCCAACCAAAACCAAAAATAAAGAATCTTTAACATTCACACAGCACCGATGGCAGTAACGGTCTAACAGCAGCTCCAGCGTTGTTTTCCCGAGAGTGCtcaaaggagagagaaaagattATGAGGGTGATCCACGCTGGAGCATGGGATGCTAGGAAGCAACgcctagcatgatgcttggttTTGCAACGAGGTGctccaaataaaaatatattttttgaacAAAAAGCTTTACGTGTTTGGGCTGGGCATGTAGGAGACGGGGGAGTAAAGTTGAAtgggtgaattttttttatttagctGGGTACCAGCATAGTTGTCGCTTTACGCTGGATCAAAATAACCTGAAGGCTACTTTGGTGACATGTCCGTCATGCTACTTCCTGAGAAGAATACACGTTGTTGCTGCTCTAATAGGCTCATAGCACACATGTTTCTTCAATAGTAACCTTTCCTCTCGTAACTTTGACGTTCACACGGCGTCGAGCTAACACGTATCCAATCagatgttttttttcctaaactCAATTCATAACACATGGATTTCTTTGTTATCAATCGTCTCTTTCCTAATTTTAACGTTCACCCAGCAATGGTATCCGAGGCTATAATGGTCTCAGTCTCATGGCACACGATTTTCTTCACTGTCAGCCTTTACTTTCCTAACTTTTAGCATTCACATGTCACGCATGTCAgtatttttttggagtttgtCTCATCGTACTTTGCATTTTCTATCAATCACCAAATTGTCATTCTTAACCACTAGATTTTGAACTGATTTGGATCCGTCCTGCTCACTACttgtctctttcttttcttcctcatATACCATCCTTCACCCACTCCTGACACTTCGACTCCCACGCCGGCTGACGAACCACCCAGAGCTTCATTAGTTCTGCATGTCATAGGTAATTCAAACCTCAAGccttaaatttaaatttttattcCCATTTCCATTCGATTTTAGTGTAAGTTTCGGAGGATTGATggataaaaaaatatcaatagTTGATGAGGAGTAAATTTATTTTTGTGCACTTTCTATCCTAGGTTACGTGC is a genomic window containing:
- the LOC117839357 gene encoding probable hexosyltransferase MUCI70, with the translated sequence MPSSSSLIQGISISVSDDEEATGKVRVRVRRKRSRPHVSAYARRRRLLFRTARLGVPLLLAALAVSLLLYESYRLTPSHSSTLPPPSFANFGDLSRAADSPRKSCLKFLDPEKLQNLELPEIPETNISIKEVVYRSSLHHIEDDIPTHTESSRFNSFTGYQTLTERDESFKTKESVTVHCGFYDENGGFRVSAADKEYMRYCKVVVATCAFGGGDDLHQPIGMTENSFRKVCYVAFWDEVTRAAQEEEGNMIGEDNKIGLWRIILVSDLPFSDQRLNGKIPKLISHRLFPMARYSIWVDSKSQFRRDPLGVLEALLWRSNSSLALSEHGARSSLYDEAKAIVKKHKATPEEVKVQLDQYRQDGIPDEKRFNGKKALAEASVIVRDHGPSTNLFMCLWFNEVVRFTSRDQLSFPYVLRRLRPPGVHLFPVCARKDLVNSFGHRRKVKPLVKDAR
- the LOC117840333 gene encoding uncharacterized protein isoform X2, producing the protein MAPLSWRHHTLLQALLTRGPLSERDFHAVFAAVSGRNPATHQQLFNDTLLKINKDLTYLQFELRACMNQYDGIVYYGVVNNIADEESKLGTKYSVPQIAFYKGLLEAIVQEAGNDGSITSIDALNVRLDNQVIIVDGSQESQSRLPTSIKNFSLSQKEKTLDELIRDRWLSYTSTGKIGLGTRSFLDLRSWFRGNDIPSCMVCNEACIKASSCPNEECNVRIHEYCLRKKFSQRKASRACPGCGTEWPRQDGEADGDDVNEPEEDQAPSANHSSRKRRKRVKAELVEENDNAGPSTAVPRRTSRSMKAEAVEAAQEASSAGASQATRTSKRRKK
- the LOC117840333 gene encoding uncharacterized protein isoform X1 — encoded protein: MAPLPWRQRHHTLLQALLSRGPLAEPDFHAIFAAVSDRQPATHQQLFNDTLLKINKDLTYLQFELRACMNQYDGIVYYGVVNNIADEESKLGTKYSVPQIAFYKGLLEAIVQEAGNDGSITSIDALNVRLDNQVIIVDGSQESQSRLPTSIKNFSLSQKEKTLDELIRDRWLSYTSTGKIGLGTRSFLDLRSWFRGNDIPSCMVCNEACIKASSCPNEECNVRIHEYCLRKKFSQRKASRACPGCGTEWPRQDGEADGDDVNEPEEDQAPSANHSSRKRRKRVKAELVEENDNAGPSTAVPRRTSRSMKAEAVEAAQEASSAGASQATRTSKRRKK
- the LOC117840334 gene encoding uncharacterized protein, with the protein product MAPSAAPIYAGWAPPAAATMLAATLSPRLRQVPTSPARANVSLCPQHHGNGRRARNADLRCRRRLLTARGERPDDDDDEDDQDPSATGGGFDYAVALFNRGEFHACHDVVEELWYGAEDPARTLLHAILQCAVGFHHLFNQNHRGAMMELGEGLCKLRKLNLGGGDDDDPFSRFRDDVAAVLQFLYRTQKELAACTDDLCLTMDGSPSSYQLLGNFAAGQQLYRLQADDTHEDGASTIVFSVPDHPASRAVPSCRVKLPTLHATEQNLTELQRAYQYI